gactcagcataacttgcatgtttctgtgatattagtGTGACTAACAAAACAAATGGCGAGGGAATAATTATGCAAGTTATGCTTGGTCTCGGGGAGGGTGCATTccattgtcttttgttaatcatattggtactttagcaatgattgacagatgaggtcacaaccagaatcttggtttggaaagtttttttttttttttcttcttcttttctttgtgggCGTATCCTagtaatctaaagaaaaatagaagaaaaattatttaaaaatatatggattgtttgtagatattcgtttcaccgcaaaagtgatgttgaagatatacattgtatcatgaatcaacataaatcaacatgcatttgtatgtcataAAACCTTTAAATAGTTTAGTGCACAGTTAGTCAAGCGTATTGAACAGCAGTTAGTGCACATAGTAAAGCCTTTTGAACAGCAGTCTGTACAAATGATCACACACTATGTGATGAAATGTCCTACAATTTCCTTGCAAACTTCACGAAGACATAAAACATGTACAAAGAAAAGCATGGCTGTCGTGGGAAGAGTGACTACTGATTTTGAAAGTAGCGAGACAGGAGGTCAGAAATGGTCATCTGTAGTGGCTGCACATCCTCCTCCTGACATTTTGTGAGGGATTGAAGCTTGGCCAGGCCTATAAACAGAGAGACAAGATGGGGAATAGTTCAAAGACATTTCAACTCTCACTAATACTCTGATCATGTATGGATCCTGAAATGGTAgattatgtaaattttatttaattcaattcaatttttattttccactcatggggtggaacaccctcGTCAGCCAAAGGCTGGTTTTCAGAGGGGTCCACACATACAGgttaaatatacaaacattatacatacagtattaCAAACATATACATCACATATCCAAACAGCAGGAAAAAAAAGCATATAAGCATCATGATTAGGATGTCATGCCAAATAAACAAACTCATCTGAATGTGCAAACATAATTTGTTATGACCACACTCTGTTCTTTGTTGCCAACAGAAAAATTATTATTGGTTAACATTTTGCATACTAGTATTCTCTAAATAATTGCAccacatttctttattttcaatatctatttttctttgCCATGTTTTACTGACCAATCCATGTATCACGACAAATATCTTCAACTTATAATCAGATATGGTATTGATATTTGGAAACAAGCACTGCTTTGCCAGTGGTACAACACACAAGCACAGGATGGAAATACACAATATCATGAACACGTAAGTAATTGCTTGTTGTATTCTGACaaccatacatgtactttatgtGTAACCCACAGTAAGCGCAATATCAGAGAAAGCCAAGGAAAGAAGTGATGGAAAAAATATGGATGTAAAAGGTTTACTTGTTGTGTGGGTTACATCAAAAGGCACTATGTTAACACTGCATAAATAATTAAAACTTTGTGATGATTTATTAGCAGAGATCAGAGCACACATCCTCCCTGTGTAAtaagatacatgtactacagcaaaaaaaaaaaaaaaaaattactccaTGCTTAAACTGACTTTAGTACACACTGCAAAGCCAAAGAATagatcagtgaaagtttcacTGATTCTGGCAAAACATAACAAGTAcgaattatgaatttttaaaaatatatgacaTGTCTCCCAAAACAGGAATATCAGTTGGtgacatatgcaaattagatgataTGATAATGTCATGAGCCTCAAAAGTCTTCCACTCATGGGCATAACAATCTTTGCTAGATCCCCCTTTTCCACATGAATTTGTAAAAAAGATGTATCCTTCacataaaatgttatatttattTAACAAAATGTGAATTAGTCAAGGAATGACAGCTAATACTGCTGAActattgaaaaaagaagaatatattcaatcaatattttcatgtgccTATCAAAAGGGAGAATTTTGAGGTGATGAGATTGTCATTACGTCTAATTTCCACACACAATTGTTACTGATATTACTGATTCATAGAAACATGTTAAACTGCATACTTCAAAAACTGCCAATCTACACGAACCTCTTTACTGTTCTGAATGTTTGCCCTTTCCTTCATAAAAGCAAACTTGACACAGAATGGGTGTGCAATTCCCTATGAATGCCAACTTTTTAATACCTATTAAGTACTTTCTTACATACTGGTAGCATCAAGAAAATGTGTAGTTGCCACCTTACCTCCACAAGCTGTCATGATCTGGGCGTTGCGATTCTGCTTGCCTGACATGGCAGCGTCATTTTGCCCGATGCGCAGGAATACCTCAATGCACTTCAGAGACTGTTCCAGGAAGTCTACGTGTTCTGGAGTCAGCACGCCACAAATGGCAGGGATGATGCCGACATCCACGAGGTACCTAAGAGTAGTGAGTGAGAAGGAGTAAAATGTACAGTtcaacctcgattatccggcctccttttatccggaaatctttATTATCCGGACGTGTTCACGCAGtggaggacttttttttttcatccaaaaaattgagaaaacacagtgactttaacatcttttcatggatctatttcactaatttcataagatgtgcatgataggtttctcaatatctaatgaggtaaaacatgtatgattttcacataaagatatactttgtttttgtgaagaagggactacaattttgggCAGGCTAGCATGGATTACACCAACATTACGGGGTAcactagctgccagtgcactgggacggcagcttggacagcagctatatacattaacattgtgtctcccatatccggccaattcgcttatccggatgagcgccggtcccgacatggccggataatcaagGTCAAACTGTACTTACATTGTAGGTCTTTTATCTTTATGATGCTTTGACTAAATCAGTCCTATTACACCTGCAGTACATGATTACTTGTAAGTGAAAAACATCCAAAATTACTCATGAGGGATGTctaaatctgaatctgaatctgaaaaTTGCCCAACAACATTagtcagttttcttttgtagaGTCAGGCATCTCTTGCAAGGCTGCAAAGGAAACACTAATGACTGAATCAACCTGATGTGATCCTCTTCAGCACAAAGACATACAATTGACTTATGGTTTCAAGGCTACTAATATAGCAAGTTTTCATTATAAAGTGTTATCAAACTGAtgtgatcatcatcattacaaagACATACAATGGGCTCCTGCTATAAGAAATACTGATACAGCAACCCCTCAAAATAACAAAGTACTGTATGTGCCAGATATATCGCGAGGTTcttgtttttgtgaatttcaccaTTAGCAAATTCAAAAACTTGTGAGAATATTACCTCTGATCTCAATATGAATGTGACTTGCACACATGCACTTTTCaaccgttgaggacgagtcccgagtatactcgggcaggggtctatgggaaatgcgtgttgtagcaaaatcagtccgtcctcaacgggttaatatctGTATCAGTACACTGCACTGTACTTAATCACGAAATAGACAACTTGCAAAATTGTTGAGAAGTCGCGATTCACAAAAACTTACACTAATAAATATATGGCAGATAGAGTATTTAGGTTCAGAGTGCATGTAGAATCATGTGACTTGTTCTGGACTTTCCCTGTTGATCGAGTCACAAGGAAAGCAAGCAATTTCTTTATGTATGCATTCATAAATGCATATTGCAGATATAAGTTAGTCATATTAATGCGAAGCTGCAGTGAATCAAGAGACgtacatttaattgtaaatatgAGAGAATAAATCCTTTTGAGTCAAGCTTGGATTCAATTTATTGGCCACTGAGGAAGCAATCAACTTGGAAAGCTACTATTATGTTTAATAGCTATAATACACAGAGTCAGactaaaaattaaaaaaaaaacaacaacagatggaccaaattgaaaaaaaaaaaatgggttggATTCTTTGATATTCACACATAATTATGCTCTCACAAGacagttatacatgtattagaagCAACAAATCTTCAATGAATCCTTCAAGACCTAGTCTTTGACCATCTCTATAGAGCCAAACCAGAGTCATCAATTAGACTGAGAAGTCTATTACCTTATTTGGTCAATATTTCCACCCAGTGCCATGTTCCTGAGGAGCCACACTGCATCCTTTGCCGTTTCTGGCTCTCCTTTGTTTAGAACTGTGATCGCCATGGGAACAATGCCAGCATCTATAACAGCCTGGAaggttaaaacaaaaaaagaaaagaaaagggcaacATGCACCACTTCTTCAAGATGTATGATGCACAAACCATGATGGACACCAGATGTTGAATGAGCTTTTGGCATATAGTGAGCTGATAAAGTGAGACGAATTACATGTCagttaaagaaaaatatgaaaatttcaaaataagtTAAACTGAATGGTCCATATTCACAAAGGTGGCTTGGACTTAGCCTGTGCTAAAAgaaatttagaccatggtctaaaacaAGTGTGAAATAAGTGTAGCTGTGACATGCACATTACAACATGTGTTTGGTACTGGACGTCTGCTGGCGTacgcaatttgtcaatcacatTTACGCAAAAGAAATTTGCACAAGCCATGGCTTAAATCTAAACCACTTTTGTGAATTCCGACCACTGTGTTCTGAACATAATGCATGCTCTCCCTACAATATCATTGTAACTGTAGGAACAAGTTACCTCTGAGtaataatattaatagtaatagtagtagtaataataatgataatgataataataataataataataaaataataatatttaataataagataataatatttaataataatagtggctccttaatgtatagcgcacaggtccaccgTTCTGTGCTCATAgcacttcaaaaatgaaaagatagataaatacatgttcaaacatgacaacagagaagaaaatggcaaacaacaaacaaacacataccagataaaggATACGATTGTTCCGACCATTATAGATTATAATCATAAGATAGTAATTATAGTCCTCGGTGTGAGAGGAATAGATACGTTTTAAGattggatttgaatgtttctgtagatgacagttgtcttaactgaataggtaactgattccacaattttggttcCATAACGGTGAAAGCACGATCACCCcatccatgttttactctgggtatTTGGAGTAACAATGCATCTTATAATGAACGTAGACTTGTatcggattgtatttttgaacagagtCGTGtgataatcattacattataaATTGCAtttaatttaatcaaaattgtgtacacacatgtatatgttAATTCCAGATGACAGCATGGCTGAAAACAGAAGTTTTGTTTGAGCCAGTTCTCCAAAAAGAAGGACCATGCTGAATAGCTGCCCATGACTACTTGAACCGAAAGAATGCCCACTGACCTTAATATGGTCCCTGCCATCTGCTGCAACATTTGACAGGGCGAGAAGTGTTCTCATGACTATCTTCTTATCAACATGCTCTAATAAGTCTTTGAACTTTTCCAGCGCTCCACTCCCAAGAATAGCCTGAAGTGGTAGGAAAGAGAAATATAGTACAGTTTTGAGTAATAAATACACATATCTTAAATCTATAATTGTCTGTGGATGCTATTTCTGCAGCATCACAAGTGAGCCCATCACAGCCGACTAGCCAGCTATCGACTGCAACAgatgcatgtttgtcatttgtttacataacAAGTGTTTTCCCATGGAAGAGCATGCATTccaaaaaaatgttttgcacaTGTGAAAACATTACTGATGGTCTGTTATCAATCATGTGTATCCAGATGCCGAGCAGTATTTGACTTAACCTGTTTGGAATACATtagatatacaaatatatacagcTATAATGGTGTTTTCAATAGCTGATTGGTGCTATTCCCTCTACCTTATATTAACTGATTAAGCTGTGATCGCACATAAAACCTACCAAACATATCAAATGTAATTCATCAACTAACCACTTTATTCATGAACGGAATACCCAGAGCCCAAAATCATTTGCAGTGTTGGTTTAGTATTTGTGTAAGGCATTACACAGTTGTATTTGACATATCAGCTGTGTGAATACAGTAATGCATTGTACTAATTTCACTCAAAAGGTTTACATTTAATTGTGCAGTACCATAGCCAATGAAGTACAAAGCAGATTGGTCTTTTTCTGCTTCCATATGAACTGCAGTTTTTACAACTAACGATACTTACGAAAGTGTGCTGCTCTTTGTGAAATAGCTccctaatttattcatttttttcttcttacatGTATGAGCAGTTAGACATGGAAAAACTTGTGATTAATTCCACTTATGAATTGATTCCTTTcagaacaaaaaataatgataccaATTCTGTGTTCTAATTCCAGGAATATTACTTTACAGCACCATGGAATGCAAATGACTCTATTAACTTACTAAGGCCATGACGCACAAAGAGGTAATTGTAACCTGCACTCATGGTAAGTGTCATTTATCTGCTAGCTAGCAATTTTCCATACACTGCTTCAAATTTCAATtctagtgttgttgtttttattgctcTTCTTTTACTTCACATCAGGCCAATCAAGTAATCATTTCATCATATCAGGAGCCTAGTACTGTCACGAACAATGCATCTACTTGGAATCCACAGTCTGTAGGATTGCAAAATTATGGCAGTATTTTTGCCTCTGGTGGCAGAAGCACACATcacaactttttaaaaaaattaaaaaaaataaaaaataacccACGTACCCGTGTTTGTGAGATGGCTCCATTAGAGATAGCTCCAAGTGTTGCTACTGCAGCATTAACAACCTTCTGGTCGGCATGACTGcatggcaaaaagaaaaagccagtaaaaacaaacatttatcaAACATTGCTCTTTCTTTCACATGTGAACTCTGTGCAATACATACAATGTGGATGATTAATCTAAATGCACCTCACCTGTGAGTGATCATCATAATCCAAATTTccttttattgaatttattttgttGCATATCAAAAATCAATTTCTAATGTGAAAGGAGAAGGAGAGCTGATTGCATAAAGTAAAGAATGACTGTCTGGCAGAAATGGTAACACCTGCGACTGAAACCCTGGAGTTCGTACTGGAGTGTGCTGATATGTATGGGGAAAGTATCTAACGATATTATGACACGAGTTTGTGAAAGGATGCCTaaaaatatcatgatatttATTACCATATAACAAGCCTatttatgattatcatttttatttctcaaCATTTATaacatgttttatattcttCAAGTGGATTGTCATCAGATTTCTGCGCTACAATCCAATATCCCCTGACCACTGAAGAGAACCCACTAGTAATCAGGCTTTGACTTTTATTTCCTGGGCAGTCCATGGGATTTATCCACCACTAGATTcattactgtatatgctgttattttcgcgtacagatatttttgcgaataaCGAGGTCAAAGACATTTTCGCtcgatgttgttttcgcgaatcgacgccgacgcttacgttaaCGCTCTATCAACACagtgcatggagacattttcgcgtgttgttaaattcgcgatccaactgtgatccgcgaaattcgcaaaaattaaaccctcgcgaaaatagcagcttatacagtaattcTTTCAAGCATTTTGTGTCAATATGAGTAGGCCATTCATGTCATTTATGTGTAGCTAAGCATTAATTGATATAAGATGCAGCTGTGAAGATTCAGTGTATGatgcaaataaaaacaaacatgataccATTGATGAATTATTACCTGAGTAGTGACACCAACTTCCGGCAAATGCTGTCCTCATGTGTAGTGCAAAATGCAGCAATGCGATTGTATGGTCCGTAAGCAATGTAATCCAGGGCCCAGCAGGATTTCTCAACAACCAATGGGTGGTTGTGAGACAAAAGCTTTCCCAAAGGTAGAATAAAGGGTGAAAcctgcattaaaaacaaacaaacaaacaaacaaaaaacaacaattgaacaaacactcacataaaaaaataaacatacaatgtatatgcatgaTGAATATTAGCCGACACTGCCTTGAGAGATACGATGTTAGCAAATCTTGACCGATGTTGTCGGTGAACTTTCTGCACTTGTTACTCTGTACATGGATGGCCACTTTCAATGCGTCTTATTAAAGGATCATAcaattaatgttttgttttgtttttgtttttgtgtgtgtatgtgtgtccagGGGGTAGTACCCATCATTGttttggtcaaaggtcaatgttCCCTATCCCTCTCTGATGGGAAGAATCTCAGGGCAGAGCCAGCAAACTTGAGTCATAGAAATCTCACTCCATTTTTTATGATTAAGagttattttgtgatttttttttttccttttttggtaAGAGCCAAGCGTGTGCATGTGTTGGGCAAAGGGGTATGGAACTATATTCATCATCAAACATCAGTCTTACCTTGTCTGATTCTGGAAATGGAAAAGCTGTTCTGAAACAGTTTGCAATGAGGGAGATCCCACAATCCAAAACTTCATGGGGGGCCTCATCAGCTGCTTCTAGTAGCCTAAAATGAAAATGCGACAACAGGGGTCGATTACTGTCTTTGTGCACCAGAGCATTAACTACTTCACAGATATTTCAGTCAGATTATCCTACAATACATTCTTTAGCAATGACTTCCTGTTTGTAGAATATATGATTGATATACATAGCATGATGTGACTAAAAAGAACATTGCAATGTTAATGATGTTGAAACAAAATGCAGATGGAGATTATTGTGCTATACCCTGACAATATATTTGTGGTATGTGTACTATACAATTGTACTATGAATGTTGTCAGAGATATGCcattgattattatcattatttttttttttaccctggtATGTCTACACTGCTACTGTATTGCCTCATACACCACTGTGTAAATCACATCCACTACTGCAGTAGACCGATCCTACAATGTATGAGCATTTTTATTTGAACAATAtaactatctttttttttttacaatttttttggagggctataaaaacaaaatacagtcaatgtctctcttttttttttctttttatgaggggactgcatattacaagctctgctttttagtagtcccctccatttccaacaactttGTTTCGGAGTGTACCATAAAGATATAGcatttatttgtatctctgttattgctaaaacacacatttcccatagacacctgcccgagtatacataggactcgtcctcaacaggttaacaatTCCCTGTTTATATATTACATGTTACTATGTTTTATCACATTGTTGTACTGATTTTGTTTCCTTATTTGTTTATGCAGACATTTCATTGTATCCTCAATTTGTTggagatgaaataaaagaacTAGCTTGAATGTCACATACATTGACATGGGATTAGATGAATATCAAGGGCAAAATAACAGTCCCTATTTATCCTCTTCTTAAAACTAACGTATGCAAATCCCAAACTTTGCATAGAATAAATTGAATCATTTCCTTCAGTTCCATCTGATTCAAGAtatgcgaggttgactgtacagaTCATGCACTATTTCAAGCCTTTTAAGGAATTATTTAAATTCCTTTAGTCACCGAAATAGAACTACATATTCCTGTCACTTCTGATTTAATAAGTTTTACAGCCTCTCCGTGCATGGTATATAccatatttgtttgattttccctCCAAGATTGTGGAGTTTGCCACTGACTAGGTTCCAACAGGCAATGGGTTACAGCCTTTCTGTCGCACTATACTTTACCTGAGAAGCACATCACTGACTCCAGAATCCAGAACCTTGTCTCTCATTTCTGCACATGAACCCGCAAGATTCCTCAATAAATCGAATGCCTGTATTATGAAGAGAAGAACATGTACAGATGCCTTCATTCATTTCTTCAGTGGTCACATAGAAACATCTTGTGGATATTCACATACATTTCTAGTCAGAAAGTGCAACTTTTGCATTGCACATGTTATCTTTTAATACCTGAAAATCCCTTTAGCATGTTCAATGATTGGTGATT
The sequence above is drawn from the Diadema setosum chromosome 19, eeDiaSeto1, whole genome shotgun sequence genome and encodes:
- the LOC140242303 gene encoding uncharacterized protein produces the protein MDHADQKVVNAAVATLGAISNGAISQTRAILGSGALEKFKDLLEHVDKKIVMRTLLALSNVAADGRDHIKAVIDAGIVPMAITVLNKGEPETAKDAVWLLRNMALGGNIDQIRYLVDVGIIPAICGVLTPEHVDFLEQSLKCIEVFLRIGQNDAAMSGKQNRNAQIMTACGGLAKLQSLTKCQEEDVQPLQMTISDLLSRYFQNQ